In Methanobrevibacter oralis, a single window of DNA contains:
- a CDS encoding Mov34/MPN/PAD-1 family protein, protein MSFLSKLFNNGEEFREVRVDREVLESVIYYAKKAFPDEFLAFFDGEIIDKVLYITSLIFLPGETGHTGAVVHTEMLPTAMKYWGSVHSHPGPSADPSGADLQTFSKHGFFHMIVCLPYSLETFKAYDRYGNNQDYTVGDYSHLIDDDELDIFDEDDIVNDNDDFKPGFFDEEDDEFFKTLDDEKSDEYSKYENNHITASPNEVLFIQIDKNGNIKNVTRKPKE, encoded by the coding sequence ATGAGCTTTCTTTCAAAATTATTTAATAATGGTGAAGAATTTAGAGAAGTGCGAGTTGACAGGGAAGTTCTTGAATCTGTAATATACTATGCTAAAAAAGCTTTTCCTGATGAATTTTTAGCTTTTTTTGATGGTGAAATAATTGATAAGGTACTATATATTACTAGTTTAATATTTTTACCTGGAGAAACTGGTCATACTGGAGCTGTTGTCCATACAGAAATGTTACCAACTGCTATGAAATATTGGGGTAGTGTACATTCACATCCAGGACCAAGTGCAGATCCTTCTGGTGCAGATTTACAAACATTTTCCAAACATGGCTTTTTTCACATGATAGTATGTCTTCCTTATAGTTTAGAAACATTTAAAGCTTATGATAGGTATGGGAATAATCAGGATTATACAGTTGGTGATTATAGTCATTTAATTGATGATGATGAATTAGATATTTTTGATGAAGATGATATTGTAAATGATAATGATGATTTTAAACCTGGCTTTTTTGATGAAGAAGATGATGAATTCTTTAAAACATTAGATGATGAGAAATCTGATGAGTATTCTAAATATGAAAATAATCATATTACAGCTTCGCCAAATGAAGTTCTTTTTATACAAATTGATAAAAATGGTAATATAAAAAATGTTACTCGAAAACCCAAAGAATAA
- the serA gene encoding phosphoglycerate dehydrogenase has product MKVLIADAINEKGIENLKKVAEVVVDTSITPEKLVNTINEYDGIVVRSRTKVTREVIENASNLKIIARAGVGVDNIDLNAATEKGIMVVNSPESTSITVAEHTMGLLLNVARKISIADKSVKSGKWEKKRFMGVELRKKTLGIIGMGRIGSQVVNRCKAFEMDAMAYDPYLPKEVAKQMGVELTDLESVLKNADFITIHVPLTPETKHLISTDEFEIMKDSAFIANCARGGIIDEEALYVALSENKIGGAALDVYEEEPPAKDSKLLELDNIVLTPHIAASTKEAQRDAAIIVADEIIDLFKGGTPQNVLNMPRIDNNTFQELSPYLELAEKLGSFISQGVNGKLKEIEIIYSGDLAEIDNLELLTRTVIQGAVNPFLSSPVNTVNATLVAKNRGISITEGRKNNAKGYESLIKVIAKSDENTFSAEGTTLHEARILKVNGYWVDVVPKGHMFIAKYEDVPGSIGKIGTKLGKHDVNIGIMQVGRDKKGGRAIMILTLDKEVPNDVVKEIQNLDNVYEAIRLEL; this is encoded by the coding sequence ATGAAAGTACTTATTGCTGATGCAATTAATGAAAAGGGTATTGAAAATCTAAAAAAAGTTGCTGAAGTTGTTGTAGACACTAGCATCACCCCTGAAAAGTTAGTAAATACTATTAACGAATATGACGGAATTGTAGTTAGGAGTCGAACAAAAGTTACAAGAGAAGTAATTGAAAATGCTTCAAACTTAAAAATAATCGCAAGAGCGGGTGTTGGAGTAGATAATATTGATTTAAATGCAGCTACCGAAAAAGGAATTATGGTAGTTAACTCTCCAGAATCAACTTCAATTACTGTAGCTGAACACACCATGGGATTATTACTTAATGTTGCTCGTAAAATATCAATTGCTGATAAATCTGTAAAAAGTGGAAAATGGGAAAAGAAAAGGTTCATGGGAGTTGAACTTAGAAAAAAAACTCTTGGTATAATTGGAATGGGTAGAATCGGTTCTCAAGTAGTTAACAGATGTAAAGCCTTTGAAATGGATGCAATGGCATATGATCCATACTTACCTAAAGAAGTTGCAAAACAAATGGGTGTTGAGCTAACTGATTTAGAAAGTGTTCTTAAAAATGCTGATTTTATTACAATACATGTACCACTTACTCCTGAAACAAAACATTTAATTTCAACCGATGAATTTGAAATAATGAAAGATTCTGCATTTATTGCTAATTGTGCACGTGGTGGAATCATTGATGAAGAAGCACTTTATGTTGCTTTATCTGAAAATAAAATTGGTGGAGCTGCACTTGATGTATACGAAGAAGAACCACCTGCAAAAGATTCTAAATTATTAGAACTTGACAATATTGTATTAACTCCACACATTGCTGCTTCTACTAAAGAAGCTCAAAGAGACGCCGCTATTATTGTTGCTGATGAAATTATCGACTTATTCAAAGGCGGAACACCTCAAAATGTTTTAAACATGCCACGTATTGACAATAATACTTTCCAAGAATTATCTCCTTATTTAGAATTAGCTGAAAAATTAGGTAGTTTTATCTCCCAAGGAGTTAATGGAAAATTAAAAGAAATTGAAATCATCTATAGTGGAGATTTAGCTGAAATCGATAATCTTGAACTTTTAACCCGAACTGTAATTCAAGGAGCAGTAAATCCATTTTTAAGCTCCCCAGTTAATACTGTTAACGCTACATTAGTAGCTAAAAATCGTGGAATTAGCATTACTGAAGGTAGAAAAAATAATGCAAAAGGATATGAATCTTTAATTAAAGTAATAGCTAAAAGTGATGAAAATACATTCTCTGCTGAAGGAACCACATTACATGAAGCCAGAATTTTAAAAGTAAATGGTTATTGGGTAGATGTAGTGCCAAAAGGACACATGTTTATTGCCAAATATGAAGATGTTCCAGGCAGTATTGGAAAAATTGGCACCAAATTAGGTAAACATGATGTCAACATTGGAATTATGCAAGTTGGAAGAGATAAAAAAGGTGGAAGAGCCATTATGATTTTAACTTTAGATAAAGAAGTTCCAAATGATGTTGTTAAAGAAATTCAAAACTTAGATAATGTGTATGAAGCTATTAGATTAGAATTATAA
- a CDS encoding aldo-keto reductase family protein, with product MYQLDLMNNPHNIADVIIESYNQGVRAINLVNKKPLLKAYDIACEEGCEMKVIATIGKSDVDYLMPNYDVAKEVDWEGDIELFSNYDCPLMLIDEFIVDGYDWKLTSEILSEINNIGSLSGLITAFPSKTTDLIKENLDLNLFDFYMIPLNFLSYMMDIKSFLPSQREEFRQKIIELNKKIIATKILAAGIQMPEEAFAFFKKLNYVDCVAIGVAKKEEAKKDFSLLRDF from the coding sequence ATTTATCAACTTGATTTAATGAATAACCCTCATAATATTGCTGATGTCATTATTGAATCTTATAACCAAGGAGTAAGAGCAATAAATTTAGTAAATAAAAAACCTTTGTTAAAAGCTTATGATATTGCTTGTGAGGAAGGTTGTGAAATGAAAGTAATAGCTACTATTGGCAAGTCTGATGTTGATTATTTAATGCCTAATTATGATGTAGCTAAAGAAGTTGATTGGGAAGGTGATATTGAGCTATTTTCAAATTATGATTGTCCTTTAATGTTAATTGATGAATTTATTGTTGATGGTTATGATTGGAAATTGACTTCTGAAATTTTATCTGAAATTAATAATATTGGTTCTCTATCGGGGTTAATAACTGCTTTTCCATCTAAAACAACAGATTTAATTAAAGAAAATTTGGATTTAAATTTGTTTGATTTTTATATGATTCCATTAAATTTTTTATCATATATGATGGATATTAAATCATTTTTACCAAGTCAAAGAGAAGAATTTAGGCAAAAAATAATTGAACTAAATAAAAAAATAATAGCCACTAAGATTCTTGCAGCTGGAATTCAGATGCCTGAAGAAGCATTTGCTTTTTTTAAAAAACTTAATTATGTTGATTGTGTTGCAATAGGAGTAGCTAAAAAAGAAGAGGCTAAAAAAGATTTTTCACTTCTTAGGGATTTTTAA
- a CDS encoding transcriptional regulator codes for MLTRSRMLQEIENLLKLEGYKTSDIYEQGSFDIVARKNLLILLLKTFLNIDSINERNAYEMKQLANIFLASPIIVGAKSRNGLLEEGVIYERYDIPTINFETLKNMIIYNEYPEILADRGGYFVKIDGNIIKQYREEYSLSLKDLADLAHVSRATMYKYENEIVRANTETAMILEEILNTKVTLDIDLLKQPTEDVIEYNQIGEGTDDLSKLGYGVILTNKSPFDAVAKIKSSKDLSTLITNIEKNRSEKTLKRMAIPLKDLSMVTTSEPVFIINNDKIKESLNSIPVIKSWELKEFEHSKELLKMIRERKER; via the coding sequence ATGTTAACTCGAAGTAGAATGCTACAAGAAATTGAAAACTTACTTAAATTAGAAGGATATAAAACTTCAGATATTTACGAACAAGGTTCTTTTGATATTGTAGCTCGTAAAAACTTATTAATTTTACTTTTAAAAACATTTTTAAATATAGATAGTATTAATGAGAGAAATGCTTATGAAATGAAACAATTAGCTAATATTTTCTTAGCATCCCCCATCATTGTTGGTGCAAAATCTAGAAATGGACTTTTAGAAGAAGGAGTAATCTATGAGAGATATGATATTCCAACAATTAACTTCGAAACATTGAAAAATATGATTATTTATAATGAATATCCTGAAATTCTTGCAGACAGAGGAGGATACTTTGTTAAAATTGACGGTAATATTATAAAACAATACCGAGAAGAATATTCCCTTTCATTAAAAGATCTAGCAGATTTAGCTCATGTATCTAGAGCTACAATGTATAAATACGAAAATGAAATCGTTCGTGCAAATACAGAAACTGCAATGATTTTAGAAGAAATTTTAAATACAAAAGTAACCCTTGATATAGATCTTTTAAAACAGCCAACAGAAGATGTAATTGAATATAACCAGATTGGAGAAGGAACTGATGATTTATCAAAACTTGGATATGGAGTTATATTAACAAATAAAAGTCCTTTTGATGCAGTAGCTAAAATAAAAAGCTCAAAAGATCTTTCCACACTAATAACTAATATTGAAAAAAATAGAAGCGAAAAAACTTTAAAAAGAATGGCAATACCTCTAAAAGACTTATCAATGGTAACTACCTCAGAACCAGTATTTATAATAAATAATGATAAAATTAAAGAATCTCTTAATAGTATTCCTGTAATAAAATCTTGGGAATTAAAAGAATTTGAACATTCAAAAGAGTTATTAAAAATGATTAGAGAAAGAAAAGAGAGATAG
- a CDS encoding tRNA(Ile)(2)-agmatinylcytidine synthase has translation MIIINYLHIGIDDTDSPDGMCTTYLASQIINKLHDNGIDIIGYPRLIRLNPFAKFKTRGNGGVSFKILNDNNVDLAKKIVLSEVKRLSVFDCDNTNPGVVFYDGDITQEMRDYALRAIYSFITIDEAYEFGKSVGCEMHKFKKGRGIIGSIAAISLALDDFTYELLTYRIPKNYGSKRQIDYESVYNMDRQTFPDTFENIDYEEKYVAIEPKTSCPVLYGIRSNTPDVLLKAKNMVKVNEEIQDYCIFKTNQHTDMHIQKAENIASMKQYGCYEVVGTVKNNPRIIDGGHLFFYIFDETSDIECGAYEPTKSFRKTVSDLRPGDIIKLYGGIGEKNTFNIEKFQVIKLNVFQYQNPICKCGKRMTSAGKNKGFKCRKCGNKIKSNEKLKIRIERRLKNSSFYETPVSARRHLSKPICRFNL, from the coding sequence GTGATTATAATTAACTATTTACATATTGGAATTGATGATACAGATTCTCCTGATGGAATGTGTACAACATATTTAGCTAGTCAAATTATTAATAAGTTACATGATAATGGAATCGATATTATTGGTTATCCTAGATTAATAAGATTAAATCCTTTTGCAAAATTTAAGACACGTGGTAATGGTGGTGTTTCTTTTAAGATTTTAAATGATAATAATGTTGATCTGGCTAAAAAAATAGTTTTAAGTGAAGTTAAAAGATTATCAGTATTTGATTGTGATAATACAAATCCTGGTGTTGTTTTTTATGATGGAGATATTACTCAAGAAATGAGGGATTACGCTTTAAGAGCTATTTATTCTTTTATTACTATTGATGAGGCTTATGAATTTGGAAAGTCTGTTGGATGTGAGATGCACAAATTTAAAAAAGGTAGGGGGATTATTGGTTCTATTGCAGCTATTAGTTTGGCTTTAGATGATTTTACTTATGAATTGTTAACATATAGAATTCCTAAAAACTATGGGTCTAAAAGGCAAATTGATTATGAATCTGTTTATAATATGGATAGGCAAACTTTTCCAGATACTTTTGAAAATATTGATTATGAGGAAAAGTATGTTGCAATTGAACCTAAAACATCTTGTCCAGTTTTATATGGAATTAGATCTAATACTCCTGATGTTTTATTAAAGGCTAAAAATATGGTAAAAGTTAATGAAGAAATTCAAGACTACTGTATTTTTAAAACAAATCAACATACAGACATGCATATTCAAAAAGCAGAAAATATTGCATCAATGAAACAATATGGATGTTATGAAGTAGTAGGAACTGTTAAAAACAATCCTAGAATAATTGATGGAGGTCATTTATTTTTTTATATTTTTGATGAAACATCAGATATTGAATGTGGAGCATATGAACCAACAAAATCATTTAGAAAAACGGTTTCAGATTTACGTCCTGGAGATATTATTAAGCTTTATGGTGGTATTGGGGAGAAAAACACTTTTAATATTGAAAAATTTCAAGTTATCAAATTAAATGTGTTTCAATATCAAAATCCAATCTGCAAATGTGGAAAAAGAATGACTTCTGCTGGAAAAAATAAAGGTTTTAAATGCAGGAAATGTGGGAATAAAATTAAGTCAAATGAAAAACTTAAAATTAGAATTGAAAGAAGATTAAAAAACTCTTCGTTTTATGAAACTCCAGTTTCTGCTAGGCGACATTTATCAAAACCAATTTGCCGATTTAATTTATAG
- a CDS encoding DUF3100 domain-containing protein: MEWVYITENKENTTNIEHIYREKTDKHILRKNPWKDYRLHLTILVLVIIAELIGPIHIKLSESISISIMPLIYSMVLGLVFYLAKPIKWIQKKQAKIAEGAMMLFIGVLIAKLAVASGQSIGILFEMGPALILQELGHLATIFVALPVALLLGFKEETIGMVSSIGREPEVAVVIDKFGFNSPESRGVLAVFIVGTVIGTIFISFLTSLSISFLPLHPYAFAMASGVGSASMNAASVGPTLAAFPGLETNIQAFSGFSNLLSFCVGIYIVIFIALPLTQKMYHWLEPKLGKNRSLSIEEEE, translated from the coding sequence TTGGAGTGGGTGTATATTACAGAAAATAAAGAAAACACTACTAATATTGAACATATTTATAGGGAAAAAACCGATAAACATATTTTAAGGAAAAATCCATGGAAGGATTATAGATTGCATTTAACTATTCTTGTTTTGGTAATTATTGCAGAATTAATCGGTCCTATTCATATAAAACTCTCAGAAAGTATTTCTATTTCTATTATGCCATTGATTTATTCAATGGTTTTAGGTTTAGTATTTTATTTAGCTAAACCAATTAAATGGATTCAAAAGAAACAAGCAAAAATTGCTGAAGGGGCTATGATGCTCTTTATTGGTGTATTGATTGCTAAATTAGCAGTAGCGAGTGGTCAATCAATTGGTATTCTATTTGAAATGGGTCCAGCTCTAATTTTACAAGAATTGGGGCATCTTGCAACTATTTTTGTAGCACTTCCAGTTGCACTTCTTTTAGGTTTTAAGGAAGAAACAATTGGTATGGTAAGTTCAATCGGTCGTGAACCTGAAGTTGCAGTTGTTATTGACAAATTTGGGTTTAATTCACCTGAATCTCGAGGTGTTTTAGCAGTATTTATTGTTGGAACTGTAATCGGAACAATATTTATTAGTTTTCTTACAAGTTTATCTATTTCATTTTTACCTCTACATCCTTATGCATTTGCAATGGCTAGTGGTGTAGGTAGTGCAAGTATGAATGCAGCTTCTGTTGGTCCAACTCTTGCAGCTTTCCCAGGACTTGAAACAAATATTCAAGCATTTTCTGGTTTTAGTAATTTACTTTCATTTTGTGTAGGTATTTATATAGTTATATTTATTGCACTTCCATTAACTCAGAAAATGTACCATTGGTTAGAGCCTAAACTGGGTAAAAATAGAAGTTTATCTATTGAGGAGGAAGAATAA
- a CDS encoding MmgE/PrpD family protein: protein MFLKNIAKFTSNYHYEQASAESINTVKAAFIDFLGVTYRGSNENASIIALNTIDEIFSKNLNSKINASIIGRNTKTNILNAAFLNGISAHVLELDDGHGTAQLHLGSVIFPTAIAISESYNLTGKEFIEGVIVGYEVGILLGKIVNPKHRNNGFHTTGTIGTIISGVVASKLLNLDEEQIINALGLCGTQAAGLLESDHGGSMGKVLHVGKAVYNGILSTFLSRNGFTGAEGIFEGNEGFLKTMVFNNVDYTKEDFSIDGVLGDIGSVRIQDIYFKKYPFCRHLHSSIDTALKLKASIGEEYKHIDNVAIKTYSVAAEHDNINPKNLEELKQSLAYAVAITLVVGDVSVDDVNKLIDYGLLDNYSTVDVVNDIKNLVSKTVILTDDKLNELYPNKRPSNVIIKLDDTFRNGIFQNITLLPKGDFENPFQLKDLIDKFKGLNPNYDINKLTIIDNIEDYSMKYVIEKLNE, encoded by the coding sequence ATGTTTTTAAAAAATATTGCTAAATTTACTTCTAATTATCATTATGAACAGGCATCTGCGGAATCTATTAATACGGTTAAAGCTGCGTTTATAGATTTTTTAGGTGTTACATATAGGGGAAGTAATGAAAATGCTTCAATTATAGCTTTAAATACTATTGATGAAATATTTTCTAAAAATTTAAACTCAAAAATAAATGCTTCAATTATTGGTAGGAATACTAAAACTAATATTTTAAATGCTGCTTTTTTAAATGGGATTTCAGCTCATGTTTTAGAACTTGATGATGGTCATGGAACTGCTCAACTTCATTTAGGTTCAGTTATATTTCCAACAGCAATAGCTATTTCAGAAAGTTATAATTTAACTGGAAAAGAATTTATTGAAGGTGTAATTGTAGGTTATGAAGTTGGAATTTTACTTGGAAAAATTGTTAATCCTAAGCATAGAAACAATGGATTTCATACAACTGGAACTATTGGAACAATTATTTCTGGAGTTGTAGCTTCAAAGTTACTTAATCTTGATGAAGAGCAAATTATCAATGCTCTTGGTTTGTGTGGAACTCAAGCTGCAGGTCTTTTAGAATCAGATCATGGTGGTTCTATGGGTAAAGTTTTACATGTTGGAAAAGCAGTTTATAATGGAATTTTATCAACCTTCCTTTCAAGAAATGGATTCACTGGTGCTGAAGGTATTTTTGAGGGTAATGAAGGATTTTTAAAAACAATGGTTTTTAATAATGTTGATTATACTAAAGAAGACTTTTCTATTGATGGTGTACTTGGAGATATTGGGTCTGTTCGTATTCAAGATATTTACTTTAAAAAATATCCGTTTTGTAGACATCTGCATTCATCTATTGATACAGCATTAAAGTTAAAGGCAAGTATTGGGGAGGAATATAAACACATTGATAATGTTGCTATTAAAACATATTCTGTTGCAGCTGAACATGATAATATTAATCCAAAAAATTTAGAGGAATTAAAACAAAGTTTAGCTTATGCAGTGGCCATTACTTTAGTTGTTGGAGATGTTAGTGTAGATGATGTAAATAAATTAATAGATTATGGTCTTTTAGATAATTATTCTACTGTAGATGTTGTAAATGATATTAAAAATTTGGTTAGTAAAACTGTTATTCTTACTGATGATAAATTAAATGAATTATATCCAAATAAAAGACCATCTAATGTTATTATTAAATTGGATGATACATTTAGAAATGGTATTTTTCAAAATATCACATTACTTCCAAAAGGAGATTTTGAAAATCCATTTCAACTAAAAGATTTAATTGATAAATTTAAAGGATTGAATCCTAATTATGATATTAATAAGTTAACTATTATTGATAATATTGAAGATTATTCTATGAAATATGTTATTGAGAAACTTAATGAGTAG
- a CDS encoding U32 family peptidase encodes MEKTREFLKKIGIEETDSDFVSKKRFADGGQFRFEVPGIQSPKTMNALLTESSKENIFIHRVTQTKGIMLLSDDDISEMVNLAKNYTCELFLAVGPRATYDTSATVHTKEGSRIGYRLRGYDNLVYAIEDVKRACRLGVRGILLYDEGLLFCLNKMRMAGELPNNLHFKLSAHAGHANPASAKLLQENGLNSLNPVRDLQIPMIAAIRNSVDMAIDLHTENPKSTGGFIRHYEVPDFIKVASPVYLKTGGFVAKSHNWDTTEKEAIARIKQMGLVKRVIDEYCPDSVPSPNKSKDLAVPE; translated from the coding sequence ATGGAAAAAACAAGAGAATTCTTAAAAAAAATTGGTATTGAAGAAACTGATTCTGATTTTGTATCTAAAAAAAGATTTGCAGATGGTGGACAATTTCGTTTTGAAGTTCCAGGAATTCAATCTCCTAAAACAATGAATGCCCTTTTAACAGAATCATCTAAGGAAAATATTTTTATTCATAGGGTAACTCAAACTAAAGGAATAATGCTTTTAAGTGATGATGATATATCTGAAATGGTTAATTTAGCAAAAAACTATACTTGTGAATTATTCTTAGCAGTGGGTCCAAGGGCAACTTATGATACTTCTGCTACTGTTCACACTAAAGAAGGCAGTAGGATTGGATATCGCCTTAGGGGATATGATAATTTAGTTTATGCAATAGAAGATGTAAAAAGAGCATGTAGATTAGGTGTTCGAGGAATTTTATTATATGATGAAGGATTGCTTTTTTGTTTAAATAAGATGCGAATGGCTGGTGAACTTCCAAATAATCTTCATTTTAAACTTTCTGCTCATGCAGGACATGCTAATCCTGCTTCTGCAAAATTACTTCAAGAAAATGGACTCAACTCATTAAATCCAGTACGAGATTTACAAATCCCAATGATAGCAGCTATTAGAAATTCTGTTGATATGGCTATTGACTTACATACTGAAAATCCTAAATCGACTGGAGGATTTATAAGGCATTATGAAGTTCCAGATTTTATAAAAGTAGCCTCTCCAGTATATTTAAAAACAGGTGGGTTTGTTGCTAAAAGTCATAATTGGGACACAACAGAAAAAGAAGCTATAGCTCGTATAAAACAAATGGGGCTTGTTAAAAGAGTTATTGATGAGTATTGTCCTGATAGTGTACCATCCCCTAATAAATCAAAAGACTTAGCAGTTCCCGAGTGA
- a CDS encoding fumarate hydratase: MDVVEDVSKLVIEASTSLSNDKLKALKRAVEIEDNENAKWVLNQILENYTVASKTKFPLCDDTGIPHVIIELGSKRQITGDLINQINEGIYLGLNNLPARPMAVQGDDIERIEQSKGLFDAAGMLRPVSFLIDSSNDDSTYKRDISPDTLNIHLLLEGGGPEIRAKTYRVYHKHSFENVTNTIIDWISESLVMLGCTPSIPSIGIGRTHFEASSLMLKSIAYGNLNYQSETENYITRKLNKTKIGPLGFGGKTTVLGSYVNIGPQRASGVRIVSIRPSCFVEPRVATLKL; encoded by the coding sequence ATGGACGTTGTCGAAGATGTTTCTAAATTAGTTATTGAAGCTTCTACAAGTCTTTCTAATGATAAATTAAAAGCATTAAAAAGAGCAGTTGAAATAGAAGATAATGAAAATGCTAAATGGGTATTAAATCAGATCTTAGAAAATTATACTGTGGCTAGTAAAACTAAATTCCCATTATGTGATGATACTGGAATACCACATGTTATTATTGAATTAGGTAGTAAAAGACAAATCACAGGTGATTTAATAAACCAAATTAATGAAGGAATTTATCTGGGATTAAATAATCTTCCAGCTCGTCCAATGGCAGTTCAAGGTGATGATATTGAAAGAATCGAACAAAGCAAAGGTTTATTTGATGCTGCAGGAATGCTTAGACCTGTTTCTTTTTTAATAGATTCTTCAAATGATGATTCCACATATAAAAGAGATATTTCACCAGATACATTAAATATTCATTTATTACTTGAAGGTGGAGGTCCTGAAATACGAGCTAAAACTTATAGAGTATATCATAAACATTCTTTTGAGAATGTTACCAATACCATAATCGATTGGATTAGTGAGTCTTTAGTAATGCTTGGTTGCACTCCATCAATTCCATCAATTGGGATTGGAAGAACACATTTTGAAGCATCTTCTTTAATGCTAAAATCAATAGCTTATGGAAATCTTAACTATCAAAGTGAAACTGAAAATTATATTACAAGAAAATTAAATAAAACAAAAATTGGTCCATTAGGTTTTGGTGGTAAAACAACAGTTTTAGGTAGTTATGTTAATATTGGACCTCAAAGAGCAAGTGGAGTAAGAATAGTATCTATACGACCATCTTGTTTTGTTGAACCGCGTGTTGCAACATTAAAATTATAA
- a CDS encoding AlbA family DNA-binding domain-containing protein — translation MTSEEIKKLIQKGEKIDVEFKSSKDALTKDIYDSVCSFNNRNGGHILLGVNDDKEVIGVSSDKIDKIIKEFTTTINNSQKINPPLYLTPIAMDIDGKTIIYIRVPEGYQVCRHNGKIWDRSYEGDINITDNFELVYKMYARKKGTYYVNKVYPNLGIDFLDKTIIEKARKMAIARNQNHVWKDMDDEELLRSANLILIDSETRQEGITLAAILLFGKDNVIMSVLPQHKTDAIFRVENKDRYDDRDVIITNLIDSYDRLIKFGQKHLNDLFVLEGIVNVNARDRILREIVSNTLAHRDYSSGFPAKMIIDDEKIIIENSNLAHGNGALDLQKFEPYPKNPPISKVFREIGLADELGSGMRNTYNYTQLYSGENPIFEEGDTFRTIIPLKKIATQKVGGKNVAHDVAHDVAHDENDLVEFIKNKIKSNNKITRQAIADEAGVSKKTIERHMKKINNLKYVGSGNNGHWELNE, via the coding sequence ATGACTTCAGAAGAAATAAAAAAACTTATTCAAAAGGGAGAAAAAATAGATGTTGAGTTTAAATCATCGAAAGATGCTTTAACAAAAGACATTTATGATTCAGTCTGTTCTTTTAATAATAGAAATGGTGGACATATATTATTAGGAGTCAATGATGATAAAGAAGTTATTGGAGTTAGTTCAGATAAAATTGATAAAATTATCAAAGAATTCACAACAACCATCAATAATTCACAAAAAATTAATCCTCCATTATATTTAACACCAATTGCAATGGACATAGATGGAAAAACAATCATTTATATTAGGGTTCCTGAAGGTTATCAAGTATGCCGACACAATGGAAAAATTTGGGATAGATCTTATGAGGGAGATATAAATATTACCGATAATTTTGAACTTGTCTATAAAATGTATGCAAGAAAAAAAGGCACTTATTATGTTAATAAAGTATATCCAAATCTTGGAATTGATTTTTTAGATAAAACAATTATTGAAAAAGCAAGAAAAATGGCAATTGCAAGAAATCAAAATCATGTATGGAAAGATATGGATGATGAAGAACTACTTAGAAGTGCTAATTTGATTTTAATTGATTCTGAAACTAGGCAAGAAGGAATTACATTAGCAGCAATTTTGCTTTTCGGAAAAGATAATGTGATTATGTCTGTTTTACCCCAACATAAAACAGATGCAATATTTAGAGTAGAAAATAAAGACAGATACGATGATAGAGATGTTATTATCACAAATCTAATTGATAGTTATGATAGGTTAATTAAATTTGGTCAAAAGCATTTGAATGATTTGTTTGTTTTAGAAGGTATTGTTAATGTCAATGCAAGAGATAGAATACTAAGAGAAATCGTTTCAAATACATTAGCTCATCGTGATTATTCAAGTGGATTTCCTGCCAAAATGATAATTGATGATGAAAAAATCATCATTGAAAATAGTAATTTAGCTCATGGAAATGGAGCATTAGATTTACAAAAATTTGAACCTTACCCTAAAAATCCACCCATTTCTAAAGTATTTAGAGAAATCGGACTTGCTGATGAACTTGGATCAGGTATGCGAAATACATATAATTACACACAACTCTATTCAGGAGAAAACCCTATTTTTGAAGAAGGAGATACCTTTAGAACAATTATTCCACTTAAAAAAATTGCTACTCAAAAAGTTGGTGGGAAAAATGTCGCTCACGATGTCGCTCACGATGTCGCTCACGATGAGAATGATCTTGTGGAATTTATAAAAAACAAAATCAAATCAAATAATAAAATTACAAGACAAGCTATTGCAGATGAAGCAGGAGTAAGTAAAAAAACCATAGAAAGACATATGAAAAAAATAAACAACTTAAAATATGTTGGCAGTGGAAACAATGGACATTGGGAATTAAATGAATAG